One window of the Colletotrichum destructivum chromosome 4, complete sequence genome contains the following:
- a CDS encoding Putative nitrilase/cyanide hydratase, carbon-nitrogen hydrolase produces MVKLAAVEAAPVFLNKSATTKKVCDLILEAGSKGADVIGFPECFISGYPGWHALISPTNPLVQSLSLRLFESAVEVPGPEVDAISEACKKANIYAVVGINERRANTTGTLFNTQLIFGRDGTLLHKHQKYIPTVGERLIHAPGHTGSKASATTDFGAVSGLICGENGNPLAQYSLGLDYPSVHVASWPHFFSIDHDMSDAIEVAGKAVAFSVGAFVINSAGLVGDEELEAYGTEGEVRDFLLGERRKRRATIYGPGGFVVAGPLEEGSDKEILYADVDLQVVKAVKFPFDYAGHYQRPAIFAHHFKTYLDSPEL; encoded by the coding sequence ATGGtcaagctcgccgccgttgaagCCGCTCCGGTGTTCCTGAACAAGAGCGCCACGACCAAAAAGGTATGCGACCTaatcctcgaggccggctcCAAAGGCGCAGATGTCATTGGGTTCCCCGAATGTTTCATTTCCGGATACCCCGGCTGGCATGCGCTGATCTCTCCGACCAACCCGCTCGTGCAATCGCTCTCCCTGAGGCTCTTCGagtccgccgtcgaggtccccGGCCCGGAGGTCGACGCCATATCGGAAGCGTGCAAGAAGGCCAACATTTACGCCGTCGTGGGCATCAACGAACGCCGCGCCAACACCACGGGCACGCTGTTCAACACGCAGCTCATCTTCGGACGCGACGGGACACTCCTCCACAAGCATCAAAAGTACATCCCCACGGTTGGAGAGCGGCTGATCCACGCGCCCGGCCACACCGGCAGCAAGGCGTCGGCAACGACGGACTTCGGCGCCGTGAGCGGCTTGATCTGCGGCGAGAACGGAAACCCGCTCGCGCAGTACTCGCTGGGGCTGGATTACCCCTCCGTGCATGTGGCGTCCTGGCCGCACTTCTTCAGCATCGACCACGACATGAGCGACGCGATCGAGGTTGCAGGCAAggccgtcgccttctcggTGGGCGCGTTCGTCATCAACTCGGCAGGCCTTGTGGGAgacgaggagctggaagCATACGGGACCGAGGGGGAGGTCCGGGACTTTCTGCTGGGcgagagaaggaagaggagggctACAATCTACGGgcccggcggcttcgtcgttGCAGGCCCGCTCGAGGAGGGTTCGGACAAGGAGATTCTGTATGCCGATGTCGATCTGCAGGTTGTCAAAGCGGTCAAGTTCCCATTCGACTATGCCGGGCATTACCAAAGGCCGGCGATTTTTGCGCATCACTTCAAGACGTACCTCGACAGTCCTGAACTGTAA